TGACCGCCGTTGCCGCGACTCGGGCCCGGATCGTAATGGTCGCGATCCATGCTCAAAAGCCCCAGATCGACCTGTTCCAGTTCTTCTGGCGAGAGCTGCAACTGATCGGTGCTCGGGTCTATGAGCCAGAGGATTACGAGAAAGCCATTGCAGTTGTCGCCTCGGGCGGAGTGGACGCGGATGTTGTGATCACGGACGTCAGCCCTCTGGCAGACATCCAGGCCGCGTTCGAAGCACTGGATCGCAGCCCAACCGCAATGAAAAGCCTGATCGAAGTAGGACCGCGTTCATGAGTGTTTTGCAAAGTTTCGACCTGACGGGAAAGACGGCCCTTGTGACCGGGTGCAAACGCGGTATCGGGCGCGGTATGGCCGAAGCATTGGCATCGGCCGGAGCCAATATCATCGGAGTGTCCGCCTCGCTCGAGTTGTCTGGCTCGGATGTCGAAAAAGCCGTGACGGCGATGGGACGCAATTTCCGGGCCTACCAATGCGACTTTTCGGATCGCGCCGCGCTGCATGGGTTCATTGATCAGTTGAGGGCCGACGGACAAACCCCTGATATACTTGTCAACAATGCCGGCACGATCAAACGCAAACCCGCCGCCGAACACCCGGACGACTGGTGGGACGAAGTGATGGAGGTGAACCTGTCCTCGCAGTTCGTTCTGTCACGCGAGATCGGCAAGGACATGCTGGCGCGCGGCTCGGGGAAGATTATCTTCACTGCATCGCTGCTGACATTTCAGGGTGGCATCACCGTTCCGGGCTATGCGGCCTCGAAAGGCGGGATTGGACAGCTGACCAAAGCCTTGGCCAACGAATGGGCCGGGCAGGGCGTAAACGTGAATGCGATCGCGCCTGGCTACATCGCGACCGACAACACCCAAGCCCTGCGGGATGATCCGGTACGGTCGAAGTCGATCCTGGAACGAACACCCCAAGGCCGTTGGGGTACGCCTGTTGATTTTGCGGGACCGGTGGTCTTTCTGGCCTCGGCTGCGTCGGACTACGTCAACGGTGAAATCCTCGTAGTCGACGGGGGCTGGATGGGGCGTTAGCACTGCCAACGCTCCATGTGATCCAAGGCATCACGTCCCGATGTAGTGCACCTTCAATCGGCGTGCCTTGGGTGCTTCCCGATGTTCGAACAGGTACAGGCTTTGTACGCGACCCAGCGGAAGCCGCCCCTGTTCGACCGGGATCGATAACTGAGTTTGCGTCAACAGCGCCCGCAGATGCGATGGAGCGTTGTCGTCCTCGGTCGGGCGGTGGTGATACTTGCCTGGTGACTTGGGCACGAGTTTCTCGAAGAACGTCTCGATATCCTTGAGCACTTCGGGATCGGCATTGGCCTGCACCAACAGCGCGGCACCGGTGTGGACGCACCAAAGGGTCAACAGGCCGGAGACAAATTCGTGTTCGGACACCGCACGCTGAACGATCCTGCTGATGTCGATGAGGGATTTGCCCGGCGTTTCAATCGACAGCTCGAAAAACTCTTGCTTCATCCAGCAGGCCCTTTCCTTGATTTCACGCGAA
The Ruegeria sp. SCSIO 43209 genome window above contains:
- a CDS encoding SDR family oxidoreductase — its product is MSVLQSFDLTGKTALVTGCKRGIGRGMAEALASAGANIIGVSASLELSGSDVEKAVTAMGRNFRAYQCDFSDRAALHGFIDQLRADGQTPDILVNNAGTIKRKPAAEHPDDWWDEVMEVNLSSQFVLSREIGKDMLARGSGKIIFTASLLTFQGGITVPGYAASKGGIGQLTKALANEWAGQGVNVNAIAPGYIATDNTQALRDDPVRSKSILERTPQGRWGTPVDFAGPVVFLASAASDYVNGEILVVDGGWMGR
- a CDS encoding secondary thiamine-phosphate synthase enzyme YjbQ, producing MKQEFFELSIETPGKSLIDISRIVQRAVSEHEFVSGLLTLWCVHTGAALLVQANADPEVLKDIETFFEKLVPKSPGKYHHRPTEDDNAPSHLRALLTQTQLSIPVEQGRLPLGRVQSLYLFEHREAPKARRLKVHYIGT